In Erigeron canadensis isolate Cc75 chromosome 7, C_canadensis_v1, whole genome shotgun sequence, one DNA window encodes the following:
- the LOC122606887 gene encoding chaperonin CPN60-2, mitochondrial, protein MYRLAANLASKSRIARNNAQQIRHYAAKDIKFGVDARALMLRGVEELADAVKVTMGPKGRNVVIEQSYGAPKVTKDGVTVAKSIEFKDRVKNVGASLVKQVANATNDVAGDGTTCATVLTRAIYSEGCKSVAAGMNAMDLRRGITMAVDSVVTSLKSRARMISTSEEIAQVGTISANGEREIGELIAKAMEKVGKEGVITISDGKTLYNELEVVEGMKLDRGYISPYFVTNPKNQKCELEDPLVLIHEKKISSLNAIVKVLELALKNQRSLLIVAEDIESEALATLILNKLRAGIKVCAIKAPGFGENRKSNLQDLATLTGGEVITEELGMNLEKMAPEMLGTCKRVTISKDDTVILDGAGDKKAIEERCEQLRSSIELSTSDYDREKLQERLAKLSGGVAVLKIGGASEAEVGEKKDRVTDALNATKAAVEEGIVPGGGVALLYASKELDNLPTANFDQKIGVQIIQNALKAPVYTIASNAGVEGAVIVGKLLEQDNPDLGYDAAKGQYVDMVKEGIIDPLKVIRTALVDAASVSSLLTTTEAVIVELPKAEKETPEMGPGMGMGDY, encoded by the exons ATGTATCGTCTTGCCGCGAATCTCGCCTCCAAATCACG GATCGCCAGAAATAATGCTCAGCAG ATTCGACACTATGCTGCAAAAGATATTAAATTTGGAGTGGATGCCAGAGCGTTGATGCTTAGGGGTGTCGAAGAGCTTGCTGATGCTGTAAAAGTCACAATGGGTCCCAAG GGACGTAATGTTGTGATAGAACAAAGTTATGGAGCTCCCAAGGTGACAAAGGATGGTGTCACCGTGGCAAAAAGTATTGAGTTTAAAGACAGGGTGAAGAATGTCGGTGCTAGCCTTGTGAAGCAAGTTGCTAATGCCACTAACGATGTAGCTGGTGATG GTACCACATGTGCGACCGTTCTTACCCGTGCCATCTATTCCGAAGGTTGCAAGTCAGTTGCAGCTGGAATGAATGCCATGGATCTTAGACGTGGGATTACTATGGCTGTTGATTCAGTGGTCACAAGTTTGAAAAGTAGAGCTAGAATGATCAGTACTTCTGAAGAAATAGCACAG GTCGGAACCATTTCAGCAAATGGAGAACGGGAGATTGGTGAGCTTATTGCCAAGGCTATGGAGAAGGTTGGCAAAGAGGGTGTTATTACTATATCC GATGGAAAAACGCTTTACAATGAATTGGAAGTGGTCGAGGGAATGAAGTTGGACAGAGGTTATATATCACCTTACTTCGTCACCAACCCAAAGAACCAAAAATGT GAATTGGAAGATCCTTTGGTTCTAATACATGAGAAGAAAATCTCCAGCTTAAATGCTATTGTTAAAGTTCTAGAGCTGGCTTTGAAG AATCAAAGATCACTGTTGATTGTTGCTGAGGATATTGAAAGTGAGGCATTGGCCACTCTCATTCTTAACAAACTCCGTGCCGGTATTAAG GTTTGTGCTATCAAAGCTCCTGGATTTGGTGAAAACCGGAAGTCAAATTTGCAGGACCTTGCAACTCTCACCGGAGGAGAG GTCATAACCGAGGAGCTTGGCATGAACCTTGAGAAAATGGCTCCAGAAATGCTAGGAACTTGCAAAAGG GTCACAATATCAAAGGATGATACAGTTATTCTTGATGGTGCTGGTGACAAGAAAGCCATTGAAGAAAGATGTGAACAA TTAAGGTCGTCAATCGAATTAAGCACTTCTGATTATGATAGGGAGAAGCTCCAGGAGCGATTAGCTAAGTTGTCTGGTGGTGTTGCTGTTTTAAAG ATTGGAGGAGCCAGTGAAGCTGAAGTTGGTGAGAAGAAGGATAGGGTTACTGATGCTTTGAATGCTACAAAGGCAGCAGTTGAAGAAGGAATTGTACCCG GAGGTGGTGTTGCTCTTCTGTATGCTTCCAAGGAGCTGGACAATCTTCCCACTGCCAATTTTGATCAGAAGATTGGTGttcaaataattcaaaatgCTCTCAAG GCACCGGTGTACACAATTGCATCCAATGCTGGAGTGGAAGGTGCTGTTATTGTTGGAAAACTATTGGAGCAAGATAACCCTGATCTTGGATATGATGCTGCTAAag GTCAATACGTAGACATGGTCAAGGAAGGAATCATTGACCCCTTGAAAGTGATCAGGACTGCATTAGTGGATGCTGCAAG CGTGTCATCTTTATTGACTACAACGGAAGCTGTAATTGTTGAACTTCCAAAGGCCGAGAAGGAAACACCAGAAATGGGTCCAGGAATGGGAATGGGTGACTACTGA